The Ostrinia nubilalis chromosome 17, ilOstNubi1.1, whole genome shotgun sequence genome contains a region encoding:
- the LOC135080265 gene encoding uncharacterized protein LOC135080265, with protein sequence MLRSPAKSASTTDLRSLSLENEVDIDNQLQNINTRKRVKLDQDVSPTKLEDMMFRMQKSFDEINKNINDVVKVELSNLTSVSSEIKAELNSLRRENTELKSSIEAMYAQQQETVALVTDLRASLDFTSNRVDILNKRVDKCEEHCKRDDELANELKTTKQALKTIETDLNRQQQRDRLLNLEITGIPEAKTEELPIIFQQIATISGVSLSADDFEHINRVQPKQPVKGRPRSIVVKLKNRIHKDNIIAGIRKRRGITTKDLNLPGDSKPVYVNEHLTTQNKLLYKKCREVAANKMIKYVWIRHCNIFMRKDDTSPAVLINAEDDLKKFR encoded by the coding sequence ATGCTCCGGTCACCTGCAAAGTCAGCATCTACTACAGACCTCCGTTCTCTCTCTCTTGAGAATGAGGTCGATATTGATAATCAATTGCAAAACATCAACACACGAAAGCGGGTGAAACTTGACCAAGATGTCTCGCCAACAAAATTAGAAGACATGATGTTTCGTATGCAAAAATCGTTTGATGAAATCAACAAGAACATCAACGACGTCGTCAAAGTTGAGCTCAGTAATTTAACATCTGTCTCCTCCGAAATTAAGGCGGAATTGAATTCACTACGACGGGAGAATACTGAATTGAAAAGCTCAATAGAAGCAATGTATGCGCAACAACAGGAAACAGTCGCTTTGGTGACTGACTTGCGTGCATCCCTCGACTTCACCTCCAACCGAGTCGACATCTTAAATAAACGGGTAGACAAATGCGAGGAACACTGCAAGCGTGATGATGAACTAGCAAATGAACTAAAAACTACAAAACAGGCGTTAAAAACCATAGAAACCGACTTAAATCGCCAACAACAGCGAGATAGGCTACTAAATCTGGAAATAACAGGAATCCCCGAAGCTAAAACAGAGGAATTACcaattatttttcaacaaattgCTACGATCTCTGGGGTATCCCTCTCAGCTGATGACTTCGAGCATATCAACCGCGTACAGCCCAAACAACCCGTGAAGGGCCGTCCGCGATCCATTGTTGTCAAACTCAAGAATCGTATACACAAAGACAACATCATTGCTGGGATACGTAAGCGCCGTGGAATCACCACCAAAGACTTAAACTTGCCTGGAGACTCAAAACCTGTATACGTAAACGAACATCTGACCACCCAAAACAAACTTCTGTACAAAAAATGCAGGGAGGTAGCagcaaataaaatgataaagtaCGTATGGATAAGACACTGCAACATATTTATGCGCAAGGATGATACATCACCGGCGGTACTAATCAACGCTGAAGACGATTTGAAGAAGTTTCGTTAA